In one window of Primulina tabacum isolate GXHZ01 chromosome 8, ASM2559414v2, whole genome shotgun sequence DNA:
- the LOC142552784 gene encoding fimbrin-5-like: MSSFVGVVVSDSWLQSQFTQVELLTLNSKFISTRKQYGKVTLEVLPPVMVKLKAIAETLTQDEIKDILSESFSDLGDEINFESFLQAYLDLQAQATAKKGHSKTLSPFLKTSSSFLKAPTTTLRHTISESEKSSYVSHINSSLKEDRFLKKYLPIDPSTNALFDLAKDGVLLCKLINVAVPGTIDERAINTKGDLNPWERNENHTSCLNSAKAIGCTVVNIGTQDLVEARPHLVLGLITQIVKVKLLADLNLKKTPQLVELVEDSKDVEELISLSPEKVLLKWMNFHLKKAGYKKSVTNFSSDLKDGEAYAHLLNALAPELETTKAPEAKNPNERANLILEQAEKLDCKRYVTPKDIVEGSPNLNLAFVAQLFQHRNGLSVDNKKISYAEMMTDDAQTSREERCFRLWINSLGIDTYVDNVFEDVRTGWVLLEVLDKTSRGSVNWKQATKPPILMPFRKVENCNQVISIGKELRFSLVNVAGNDIVQGNKKLILAFLWQLMRFTMLQLLKNLRSHSQGKEITDGDILYWAKGTVKKSGRESQIDSFKDKTLANGIFFLELLSAVEPRVVNWSLVTKGETDEDKKLNATYMISVSRKLGCSIFLLPEDIMEVNQKMILTLAASIMYWSLQRKVDGFDHSNTTNEGDKTPDASTGGDNQDMPTG; the protein is encoded by the exons ATGTCGAGTTTTGTGGGTGTTGTCGTTTCTGATTCTTGGCTTCAGAGTCAATTCACTCAAGTCGAGCTGCTCACCCTCAATTCCAAA TTTATCTCGACAAGGAAGCAGTATGGGAAGGTTACATTGGAAGTTTTACCACCAGTGATGGTTAAGCTGAAGGCTATTGCAGAGACCTTGACACAGGATGAAATCAAGGACATCTTAAGTGAGTCCTTTTCTGATTTGGGTGATGAAATCAATTTTGAATCCTTCCTTCAG GCATATTTGGACCTACAAGCTCAAGCCACGGCGAAAAAGGGTCATTCCAAAACTCTGTCCCCATTTCTTAAAACTTCATCTTCATTCCTCAAAGCTCCAACAACTACTCTTCGTCATACAATCAGTGAATCGGAGAAGTCCTCTTACGTTAGCCACATCAATAGCTCTCTCAAAGAAGATCGATTCTTGAAGAAATATCTTCCAATTGATCCATCAACCAATGCTCTCTTTGACCTTGCCAAGGATGGTGTTCTACTATG TAAGCTCATTAATGTGGCTGTTCCTGGTACTATAGATGAGCGAGCTATTAATACCAAGGGTGATTTAAATCCATGGGAGAGGAATGAGAACCATACGTCGTGCCTCAATTCTGCAAAAGCAATTGGATGCACTGTCGTTAATATTGGCACACAAGACCTTGTTGAAGCAAGG CCTCATCTAGTTCTTGGGTTGATTACTCAAATAGTCAAGGTAA AACTGTTAGCCGATCTTAATTTGAAGAAGACTCCTCAACTTGTTGAGCTGGTGGAGGATAGCAAG GATGTGGAAGAGCTTATTAGCTTATCTCCGGAGAAAGTGCTGTTGAAATGGATGAATTTTCATCTGAAAAAAGCTGGATACAAGAAGTCAGTCACTAATTTTTCTTCCGATTTAAAG GATGGAGAAGCGTATGCACACTTGCTCAATGCTCTTGCCCCAGAACTTGAGACAACCAAGGCACCGGAGGCAAAGAATCCTAATGAAAGAGCAAATTTGATACTTGAGCAAGCAGAGAAACTGGATTGTAAACGATATGTTACCCCAAAGGACATTGTCGAGGGCTCGCCAAACTTAAATCTTGCATTTGTTGCTCAATTATTTCAACACAG aaatgGGCTCTCTGTGGACAACAAGAAGATTTCATATGCGGAGATGATGACAGATGATGCTCAAACTTCGCGAGAAGAGAGATGCTTTCGGCTGTGGATCAACAGCCTTGGAATTGACACATATGTCGACAACGTATTTGAGGATGTCAGGACGGG ATGGGTTCTTTTGGAAGTGCTTGACAAAACTTCTCGTGGATCTGTAAATTGGAAACAGGCTACAAAACCCCCTATTCTGATGCCCTTCAGGAAGGTTGAAAACTGCAACCAAGTAATAAGTATTGGGAAGGAATTGCGCTTCTCCCTCGTGAATGTAGCTGGAAACGATATTGTCCAGGGAAACAAGAAACTTATATTAG CTTTTCTATGGCAGTTAATGAGATTCACTATGCtccaattattaaaaaatttgagatCTCATTCCCAAGGAAAGGAGATTACAGATGGTGACATACTTTATTGGGCAAAAGGCACAGTGAAGAAATCCGGTAGAGAATCACAAATTGACAGCTTCAAG GATAAAACCCTTGCAAATGGGATTTTCTTTCTTGAACTGTTAAGTGCTGTGGAGCCTAGGGTCGTTAACTGGAGCCTTGTAACAAAGGGGGAAACTG ACGAGGATAAGAAGTTAAATGCAACATATATGATCAGTGTTTCCCGAAAGCTTGGATGCTCCATATTTTTACTGCCTGAGGACATTATGGAG GTGAACCAGAAAATGATATTAACTTTGGCAGCAAGCATCATGTATTGGAGCCTGCAACGAAAGGTTGATGGATTTGATCACTCAAACACCACGAATGAAGGTGACAAAACTCCAGATGCATCTACAGGTGGCGATAACCAAGACATGCCGACAGGCTAG